The Buttiauxella selenatireducens genome has a window encoding:
- the fumC gene encoding class II fumarate hydratase, with protein MVAVRSESDSMGPIDVPADKLWGAQTQRSLEHFRISTEKMPTALIQALALTKRAAAKVNMDLGLLDNTRGKAIIEAADEVLDGKHPDEFPLAIWQTGSGTQSNMNMNEVLANRASEILGGVRGMERNVHPNDDVNKSQSSNDVFPTAMHVAALIAVREQLIPQLNVLKATLQGKADAFRDIVKIGRTHLQDATPLTLGQEISGWVAMLEHNLKHVEDSLPHVAELALGGTAVGTGLNTHPEYAVRVAKELAEITRQSFITAPNKFEALATCDALVHCHGALKGLAASLMKIANDVRWLSSGPRCGIGEIAIPENEPGSSIMPGKVNPTQCEAMTMLCCQVMGNDVAVNMGGASGNFELNVYRPMVIHNFLQSVRLLADGMESFNEHCAVGIEPNRDRITQLLNESLMLVTALNTHIGYDKAAEIAKKAHKEGLTLKASALKLGYLTEGEFDAWVRPEEMVGSMKQ; from the coding sequence ATGGTAGCCGTTCGTAGTGAATCAGACTCAATGGGCCCAATTGACGTCCCGGCAGATAAACTGTGGGGCGCACAAACTCAGCGCTCACTTGAGCACTTCCGCATTTCCACTGAAAAAATGCCCACGGCGCTGATCCAGGCGTTGGCGTTAACCAAACGCGCAGCCGCGAAGGTGAATATGGATCTCGGCTTGTTGGACAACACCCGAGGTAAAGCCATTATCGAGGCGGCTGACGAAGTGCTGGACGGTAAGCATCCCGACGAATTCCCGCTCGCCATCTGGCAAACAGGCTCTGGTACCCAGAGCAACATGAATATGAATGAAGTACTGGCTAACCGAGCAAGTGAAATTCTTGGCGGTGTGCGCGGAATGGAGCGCAATGTTCATCCCAATGACGACGTGAATAAGAGCCAAAGCTCAAATGACGTTTTCCCGACAGCAATGCACGTTGCGGCGCTGATCGCGGTGCGTGAACAGCTCATCCCACAATTAAACGTGTTGAAAGCGACGTTACAAGGCAAAGCCGACGCTTTCCGCGACATCGTCAAAATTGGCCGTACGCACTTGCAGGATGCGACACCGCTAACCCTTGGCCAGGAGATTTCCGGCTGGGTGGCCATGCTTGAACATAATCTCAAGCATGTCGAAGACAGCTTACCGCACGTTGCGGAGCTGGCATTAGGCGGCACGGCGGTGGGAACTGGACTGAATACTCATCCTGAATACGCGGTACGCGTCGCAAAAGAACTGGCTGAGATTACTCGCCAATCGTTCATCACTGCACCGAATAAATTTGAAGCACTGGCAACTTGTGATGCGCTGGTTCATTGCCATGGGGCATTAAAAGGGCTGGCGGCATCGTTGATGAAAATTGCCAACGATGTCCGTTGGTTATCCTCAGGGCCACGCTGTGGAATTGGTGAAATCGCCATTCCTGAAAACGAACCCGGCAGTTCAATTATGCCAGGCAAAGTCAACCCGACGCAGTGTGAAGCGATGACTATGCTGTGCTGCCAGGTGATGGGTAACGACGTGGCGGTCAATATGGGCGGCGCTTCGGGTAACTTTGAGCTCAACGTATATCGCCCGATGGTGATTCATAACTTCCTGCAATCGGTGCGTTTGTTGGCTGATGGCATGGAAAGTTTCAACGAACATTGTGCGGTGGGTATCGAACCTAACCGGGATCGAATCACACAGTTGCTGAATGAATCGCTGATGCTGGTGACCGCACTCAATACCCATATTGGCTACGACAAAGCCGCAGAGATTGCCAAGAAAGCCCATAAAGAAGGGCTGACATTGAAGGCATCTGCGTTAAAGCTGGGTTATCTGACCGAGGGCGAATTTGATGCCTGGGTCCGCCCGGAAGAGATGGTCGGCAGTATGAAACAGTAA
- the fumA gene encoding class I fumarate hydratase FumA: MSNKAFHYQEPFPLKKDETEYYLLSSDYVSVSEFEGQEVLKVDPKALTLLTQHAFHDASFMLRPAHQQQVADILNDPEASENDKYVALQFLRNSEIAAKGILPTCQDTGTAIIMGKKGQRVWTGGGDEEALSRGVYNTFIEDNLRYSQNAALDMYKEVNTGTNLPAQIDLYTVDGDEYKFLCVAKGGGSANKTYLYQETKALLSPGRLKDYLVDKMRSLGTAACPPYHVAFVIGGTSAEATLKTVKLASTKYYDGLPTEGNEHGQAFRDVQLEEELLKEAQNLGLGAQFGGKYFAHDIRVVRLPRHGASCPVGMGVSCSADRNIKAKINRDGIWIEKLEHNPGKFIPQELRQAGEGEAIKVDLNRPMSEILKQLSQYPVSTRLSLSGTIIVARDIAHAKLKERIDNGEGLPQYIKDHPVYYAGPAKTPDGYASGSLGPTTAGRMDSYVDLLQANGGSMVMLAKGNRSQQVTDACHKHGGFYLGSIGGPAAVLAQQSIKSLTCVEYAELGMEAIWKIEVEDFPAFILVDDKGNDFFQKIHASQCTRCVK, translated from the coding sequence ATGTCGAATAAAGCCTTTCATTATCAAGAGCCGTTCCCGTTAAAAAAAGACGAAACAGAATACTACTTGCTAAGCAGTGATTATGTTTCAGTGTCAGAGTTCGAAGGGCAGGAAGTCCTGAAAGTTGACCCCAAAGCCCTCACGTTACTGACCCAACACGCATTCCATGATGCCTCGTTTATGTTGCGCCCCGCTCACCAACAGCAAGTGGCCGATATCCTGAATGATCCTGAAGCCTCTGAAAACGATAAGTACGTTGCGCTCCAGTTCCTGCGTAACTCCGAAATCGCTGCGAAAGGCATTTTGCCGACCTGCCAGGATACCGGCACGGCGATCATCATGGGTAAAAAAGGCCAACGTGTCTGGACCGGTGGTGGTGATGAAGAAGCGCTGTCTCGCGGCGTCTACAACACCTTTATTGAAGATAACCTGCGCTATTCGCAAAACGCCGCGCTGGACATGTACAAAGAGGTCAACACTGGCACCAACTTGCCTGCGCAAATCGACCTGTACACCGTTGACGGTGACGAATATAAATTCCTCTGCGTTGCCAAAGGCGGCGGCTCAGCGAACAAAACCTATCTGTATCAGGAAACGAAGGCGCTGCTGAGTCCTGGCCGCCTGAAAGATTACCTGGTTGATAAAATGCGTAGCCTCGGTACGGCTGCGTGTCCGCCGTACCATGTGGCGTTTGTGATTGGTGGAACTTCAGCCGAAGCCACGCTGAAAACGGTCAAACTGGCATCCACCAAATATTACGACGGGCTGCCAACGGAAGGTAATGAACACGGCCAGGCCTTCCGCGATGTTCAGCTTGAAGAAGAACTGCTCAAAGAAGCGCAGAATCTGGGGCTCGGTGCGCAGTTTGGTGGTAAATATTTCGCCCACGATATCCGCGTTGTGCGTTTGCCGCGTCACGGGGCGTCATGCCCGGTAGGTATGGGCGTCTCTTGTTCCGCTGACCGCAACATTAAAGCGAAGATCAATCGTGACGGTATCTGGATTGAGAAACTCGAGCATAATCCTGGCAAATTTATTCCGCAGGAACTGCGTCAGGCGGGCGAAGGCGAGGCGATTAAAGTCGACCTGAATCGCCCAATGAGTGAGATCTTAAAACAGTTATCGCAATACCCGGTTTCCACGCGTCTTTCTTTAAGTGGCACGATTATTGTGGCACGTGACATCGCCCACGCTAAACTCAAAGAACGTATCGACAACGGTGAAGGCTTACCGCAATACATCAAGGATCATCCTGTGTATTACGCAGGCCCGGCCAAAACGCCAGACGGTTATGCATCGGGCTCGTTGGGGCCGACAACCGCAGGGCGTATGGACTCGTATGTTGATCTGCTGCAAGCCAACGGCGGCAGCATGGTGATGCTGGCAAAAGGTAACCGCAGCCAACAGGTGACGGATGCCTGCCATAAACACGGTGGTTTCTATCTGGGTAGTATCGGCGGTCCAGCTGCGGTTCTGGCGCAACAAAGCATCAAGAGCCTGACCTGTGTCGAGTACGCGGAACTGGGGATGGAAGCTATCTGGAAAATCGAAGTCGAAGACTTCCCAGCCTTTATTCTGGTCGATGACAAGGGCAATGACTTCTTCCAGAAAATACACGCCTCTCAATGTACGCGATGCGTGAAGTAA